Below is a genomic region from Vitis riparia cultivar Riparia Gloire de Montpellier isolate 1030 chromosome 5, EGFV_Vit.rip_1.0, whole genome shotgun sequence.
attaaatttaattaacttcaaattatacaaattaaaatcactaaatttatttttattttattttttcaatttttcttaatctttttgTGTGCACgtcctaaatatatatatatatgcaatttCTGAAATCAAAgcctaaattttcaaatagaaaaaattgaagcccaaaatttaaaatcctaaaatatctctttaaatttttatgtaaaattcctaaaatactcTTGTAgtcatattttatcttattcaatctcatcatatcatcttattaattattattaaatgtgtacagatttttatatacaaaatctaattagttttaattaatacAAAACCTATTACCAAAcggaattaattttaattaaatagaatttttaattaaatgaataatattaattaattttacaaaacgttaattaaaattactaaacaatattcaataagaaataaatgaaaagaaagaaaataacattaaaagaaaggaaCTGTCAAATTAGTTTAGGTGGGGTTTCAAAACAAATATGATAAacagttaaaaaataaataaaatacaataacatGTTTGATTGGCAAAATAGGATAGAATGTATATATGTTAAGATATCATATCTAATTAGACATAAAAATGtctatattattatataatttctaattgaatataatatccttaaatattaaatctaataataatatatctaattgaatatattatattatatttatatttatatttaatttataaaataaataaataaatatctttttaattcttttttaatcataaatttaattttataataaaaatacatattttataaaataagtaatataaaaaatccataataaataaacaaatttttcaaagaaataatataaaaaggatGAATGATATCTCTTACCACCaatcatatctcatatttgattgaataaaagatcatatatttaattgaaCATAGAATATAGTAACTTATCTTTTCTCATCACTAATCATAGGATatgttattacttattttatcatgtttCATGTTATATTGATATTACATCCAACCAATCATGGTTAAAACCATCATCGGGAATAAACTTTGAAGGATGTGtcgataaaattttaaaaatccagATGACTAAATTGTAATTATCAGATCTCTCAAAAGGTGTCCATATAATGTTTCCtctattaaaacatttttatgacTTGATTAGAATATTAGAATatggaataaaaatgaaaaataatatagaaaaatatattatatttttctttgagcaatgaaaatcaaaacccacttttattaaaattttgattcctCTTTTTACATGATTCTCTAATTTACCTTCATGTTCATATATATTCCTAGCATGTGAAATATACTGATTTAAATCCATTTTCATTTATCTTtcataatgaaaacaaaaatatttctcatttttttattattattttttattttttatgagtgCCACATGTGCTTTTAAGGTAAAAGAATCCAAGGTAAATAAGGGTATCAAATTTGGGCAAAGCCCCACATCAATTGGAGGCTGGAAAATCCAGTTTTGGCAACTAACTCTTTTTCCCTATGTATATGAACATTGATCATCTAGACACAACATTATGACACTCTCTCCCATCCTagatttcataaatttctaGGGTTTCTGCCTCCAAGGTgacatttttctcttctttttttttttgaatagtATTTTTAtctcatcatcatttattttttagtatttaatccATAGCTGACATgggtttaatttcatttttcaattttttagattAATGTGCAGATTTGTTCTTGAAGTTACTTGCAATTTTTCCcactttttaattcttattcttTATAGaatggtttgattattttttaactgTATGGGTTTGTTTGATTCAAGGGAAACATAAATGTTCTTAATTTCATATAACcagaaaaatatctcaataaGCAAAGCATTTTGCTGAATACAAGTGGCACTACAAACATTTGTTGATTTGCTTCTTAAGAGTATGATAGAAATAACAATGAGTAAACCACTGATTGTTGGTTCTTCCTTGTCTTGGGTGTGGttgtttatcttaatttattgattattttaagGGATTCTACTGATATTCTTAGCCCTTCATCATTGTTGGATTTGAATAACAATGGTGATAAGGAAAAGATGGTGCCAACAATATTTGACTGcaagaattttctattttgtggATAGAATTTGACGTATGGTATCAACTATTTGATGATTATAGGCTGAGAGGAAATCTTTATAGAATGGATTACAAACTTGAAATTTGTGTTCTTGAGTTGTTACAGTccgaaaatatcaaaatcattgTCTACACCATTAATTCTATTGGGGTGTTGCTGAATTGAATGGATGTGGTTCATTCAATCTGCCTTAACTTCTACGCTAGGGCGACTCTGGTTTGGACCCTTTTGAGTGTTTCATTCATTTGGATCATCTGCTTGCTCAGGATGCCTCAGCATAAGCCTTgtagtcaaaatatttttcgggtttttttttttaatttccaccCTTAAGCTTTGAATTTTGGTAGATTTTTCTGAATACCCTTTTGGATCATCAACATCAGTTCAGTATTTTTCTGTCAATTGTGTATTAGGTGCTCTGTGATTCCATAGATGACCTTTTATTTTCCTATGGTAAAGGTAagctttcctttttttattttttccaggAAAAAAGAAGCTTCTTGTTGACCTAAACTAATCTAATTCCTCATAGTTTCTAGGTGGTTGGGTTGTTGGTCTTCATACcctttgtttgaattttgatgtTAACAGTCCATTGACTTGGTATTCCATCTCTGATTCTATGTTCAGATTTGAAGTTTTCAGTCCACAAAATCatctgttttgtttttttcttataggTGTTGGGTTGATCAACTCAACTAAGTCtttgtctttttcctttttaaagtattttcatTCCTTTGTTTAATCTGTTTCGATTTCTTCACTGGTTGCCGGTCTAATGTGGTTTCTTTGAGCTTtgttccttcctttttttaatactgTTGGTGTTTCCTTGTGTTGATGGTTAACCCAATGTAACTGTGATCTTGACCAACAACCTCCAACAGAATGGGGCTCAGTGGAAGAGAGGGCTTTTTTGATTCTGTGAAGGAAGGTTCGTCTTCATCtgcaaaaaagaagaagaagaacacatgTTGTCAAACCAGAGTAAGAGCTGATCGGATGGGTCCTGAGGCAGCTGCTGTTTTCCCTGAATCAGAAGTGATAGAAGATGACTGTGATCTTGGTAAGCGGCTTGATGAGGAGAGTTGCAATGGTGAAAATGAGAGTTTGTGGTTGTCTTCGGATTGCTACTCACCATCATCCTTTTTTTCTGAGTATAGATTGTATGATTGGCCTCCCTTATCTTTTGATGAATGGATGATTTCATGGCTACAAGTATCAAGGCAGGTCTGGTTTTCTTCGGGGAAAGGCATCGGTTTCTTTGATGGGTCTAGGATAAATCCTATAGAAGAGGCTTGTTTGGTTCTTGAGAAAAACTTACCGGACGCAGAAAAAATTTTGCAGGAAGatttggaagaagaagaggtgGTCACTTGGCTGCTGAGCACAACAGAAAATGATGTAGCTGATTCTTCCTCTGTAATCTTTTCTGAGAGTTCTGTGTCTTCCTTTGAGGAATCTGCAGGTTCTGAAAGTCCTTCAACCCCTCTCATCACCCATCTAAAACCAAGTTTTCGGGGTTTGGATTTGGACAGAACAGGCTTTTGGGTGTCATTAGTGGATCTAGATGGGGAAGATTTCAAGTGGATTTCAGATTCAGGGTCAGTTTTGGATTCACTCCAATCATCTGATTTTCCTAGCCCATCCTACAAGACCATATCGAGTTCTGGTGGTTCAGTAGCTGAGGACTCGGAGGATTTCAACACAGATGAGCTGCTTTTCTGGCCATTCGAACAGAAACCCGATTGGAGTTCTGGAAACTGGGATTGCTTCTCCATGTCACCGCGCAAGAACAGCTACCTGACAAATGCTGCATCAGGACCCCATAACAGGAAAACCGACCCAAATGAAGTGAGCAGAAGACTTGTGTTCACTTCAGGATCAACAGCTTCAAAGATCCTGGAATGGAAGCAAAGAAGCAACAAGAAGGGTGTCTGGAGGACCAGCGCCGCGCCTTCAAGTTTGAGCAAACCAGCCAAAACTTCCAAGGAAACAGTGCCTTCAGATTCAGACAACAATATTATAGAGCCAGAAGAAAAAGTTCTCAATCAGATTTTCCTGGAGGAGTTTGCATCAAATGAAGAACTTCCTATTGAGACATTGTTAGGCCTTGATGAGTTTGATGGCCATGAGGGGGTCGATTTGGAATTCAACAAAGATGATTTCTTCCTCGACCAAGCTCCCTGAGCATTTCCATGGAGGAGAATGGTTGTAAGACTTCTCATTCTATAGAGCTGTGTATTTATAGAGCCGAAAATTTTCCGGTAGGACGAGAACACAAGTTAAATAGACACAGACGAACAGTACACAAACCTTTAGTTTACTCATATTGCTATGAAAATTTGTATCAAAAGTTCACTTGTTCTCATTCttcaaaagttaaattttgCTGAtatgaagtgtttttcaagtttttagaCTATTCTTTTCTTAGTTTGTGGAAAAAGAGCCATGGAAACCCCTAAGAATCCCGGAAAACGTCAGATGAAACAGAGATGGTAACAATGGTCATCTTGAATCTGATGAAGCTCTAAGCATTGCCCCTCATTGCAAGAACTTCTTCCTAAGGGACCTTCACAATTCATCCCTATGCTGCCGGCCAGAATCATACTGTCTCTCTTCTCCTTCAAGAACTTCAACTGTTACATAGGGGGATGTCAGCCATTTCAGGGCATCGTCAGTTGGGAAAAACCAATACATCCTTTCCAGAGGATCTGCAAATTAACACAAACCAATGAAAACctgaaaaaaatctcaaaaacccaacaaggaaaacaaaatatatgtcTAAAACTATCTGTATGCTGCCATTATGAATGCTGCAACTGCTATAACAAGAACAACCAGTGAAGATTTAACCCCAGGAAGCTTATAAAGCAGCAAGAAAACAGCAGTTGGAATGCTTCTAACCAAGAAAACAACCAGCAAGGGGCTGTGAAAAGGAACAGCTGCATTGGGAGCTTGGTTTTGGAAGAAGAAGGTGAGTGTTGAGGTCACGAGGATGGTGAAGAACACAAGTGATTAAATCCGGAAACATGTGAATGCCCCCAAGGGGAATACACTGCCATGGGAAAGAGGAGATATCAGAATGTCAAAAACTCAAATGATTTCCTCTCAAATCCAACAAATCAATGAAGAATGAAAAACTTTAGTCTCAATTCTATTAAGAATTTTTGTAAGAGTCTTTGAATATATCCTCATTCTTGGTCTATTTCTAATGATGATCTCTAGTCCtgtttagtaattattttcaacaatacttttttattcttcaaaacataaaaaaccaagaaaatacggcaataaaaaattagtttctattttttattcttaaaaacaaaaataggatatttttaaataacatcttttaattgttttttagtatttttcatttatttttgacaaatattttaaaatataattatataaacatatacaatgattaaaaataaaataatagacataaaaattatttttaagatatttaaaaatattaaaaataagtaaaaaatattttaagttttcaaacatatttttgttttacaaaacattaaagaacagttttaaaaattatttttgaaaacattaccAAACAGCTCGAAGACTTTACGAAGATTCGTGgagaatgtttttaaaaaacaaattttaaaacttaaaagaataattttcaattgtttctaAACTCAAATATGGGTATAATATTCTAAGTGAAAATACTATGCATACCCAAATAatgtaaaagttttaaaatattcttcacatttttattcattattaaaataattgaaaagacaaactaaattttcaaaaaatcattttttttgtcaaaaatttgttaaatgtgttttaaatgtattttaaaatgaagtcaaaaatgtattttaagaattatttttattaaaaataaagaataattttgatatgacaaaaattctaaaacgTGGGTAAAATCATATTGAAAATGtgggattattttattttaaaatattattgtttaatgttgaagatatcattttttttttttttataataaatgttagGGATTAGCCGtgggattattttattttaaaatattattgtttaatgttgaagatatcattttttataataaatggTAGGAATTAGCCACGTCAGCGAAGGGTGTGAATAAGATTTCAAAGTGTACCAACACTGAGGTGGCAGGAAGGGAGATGAGATGAGATGGGAAAACTGGTCAGGCACGTGGGAAAGAATTAAACGACTCCGTGCCACACGGGAAAGACCAACGGGACGACTTCCACCCGCCACCGATGCCCGCCGTTTTTTCCACGCCCATTCTCCCACCAAACCCCGGTCTTGTCAAAACCCTCTCCTCTTCTTCTATTTACAAAATTACCCCCCCCCATTGTCAAAATTAAATCCGTATTTGTTAGTTAATAAAAGAAGCTCaagttaaaatcataattttaaaaaagcaatttttgtattaatttaattaaatatgaaataatttttttcataattttaaaataatttattaattttaaatatattttttattttttttcactcctctctctattttcttctttcttttattttttctcaattttaaaatatatattttttttaaaaggtcaatttatttatactaagggatttatatatatatatatatatatatatatatatatatatatatatatatatatatatatatatatataaataattaatgtaaagaataaaaaaaataattagaataatTGAAGGAATATTCCAAAATTGTCACATTCGACATTAATCCCATAGGCAAGGGCATTTTGGGAAATTCTCAATCTAAATCGAAATCGAGCCGAAGCTTCTTACAGAGAACTTTGGTTTTGGTGTAGTTTTGACTTTGCGGGGACGATTCTCATTTCTCTGAAATTGCTTTCCCTTTGATCGCTGATTTTCgttgattatttcttttataagaaGTATTCTCTGGGTTTTCTTCGTTCAATTCAAATTTCGATTTGGGTTTCTGCTGAATCATCGCTTCTGTCGTTTCTGTGGTGAGGTTTCTTCTTCTGATTCCAGTATTGGTGGTATCTGATAATGGTGTGTTGGAGGTTTTTGGCTTCTGGGTTTTGCTTTTTGATGTGATTGGAGATGTGGGTTAGTGTTTGTGTTGATGAAATTTTTGGGTTGTTTCAACCTTTTTCTTGGGGTTTAATGTCTGTGTctattgtatttgatttttgtttccgAGTTTTGATCCTTGATGTGGTTGAAGACGTGGATTAGTCTTGTTTTGATGCAATTGTCGAGTTTTCCAACTGTTAGGTTATATTTAGAGCCTTTTATGAACTGAAGTTTGTTTTGAAGTGTTGTTTGTTTGTGTAAGATTTCAAGAATTTTGTCCTTTTTAGGCGActggttttttctattaaaaggaaaaaaaaaattataaatgtagaatcattccttttattattatattttgtaactCAACTAAATgtttcttgtatttttcttgATGTTTGTTGAAAGAATTGGGGGGTGTttgttttgacttttttttttttttttgagtggTAGTTTAAAATTCTAAATCTTTTTTCATACTAGTTGAATTATCAATTTCTGAATAAGTCCAGTTAGCTTTCTTTTCAGAGTGCAATagcttgtttttatttttcataatcgTATCAGCTTATAGGTAATCTCAATGTCGACACttgattgttttaattttttaattcagtAGGTTTCTTGTAATGATTTTTGCATCTGTAAGGCATCATGAGTTTGAAGTATGGAAATAGATCGGTTATTGTCATGGTGTTTTAAGATGTCTGTTGTTAGGATTTTCGATTTCTTCAGAGATTATCTAAACACTTaataggttttcttttttctttttttctttcttttttttttttttttgtttatgcaCTTATGTTCAAGTGTTGGGTTGCAGTAATTATTTCTCAAGACCTTGAGACACCAAAGGATCAAGCCACAATGCGTGCACCATCACTGCTGGCACAGTGCTTGCCTGGCTTGGTGGCCCATGACAAGGGAAGCCACAGCATGTCCTCCATCTCTGAGAGAGATGTGCATCTTTGTTCTCCAGCTGTCGAGATTCTCCCTTCAAAGGTATTGCTCCAacctccatttaaaaaaaaaaaatgaaacatctGTATCATATCATCTCCCCACTTTAATTGCAACagtatcaaaaaaagaaaaaagaaatattatttgttACTTCTGCAATTCAAATTCTAATCCTTGcctctgataaaaaaaaaaaaaaagcaaacaaattCTAACTCTCATTTTTTGTGTTTCAGATGGCTCACCCATATAAGTATGCCGGAGAGAATGTAGACTTGCAAGGGCTACATGTTTTCAAGGTATGTCAAATGTCGGTTCTGTGATAATGCATTGATCACCAGTGGGCATTCTTTTCCTATCTTGTTCAGACAAGTTCTTCATAGGGAATTTGTTATGATAGTGGTTAACTAAGCAAATGGTTTGTTCATCCGTCAATTTTCATCTGGAACATCAGAGCAAGATTAATTAAGTGGtgttcaaaattcatttatgtGATAAGCACATCAACATGGGCACAAGATGTAGGTCAAGataggaggaaaaaaaaggtaacACATTCCCACCACATGAAACTTgcacttaaaagttaaaagacAGAACTTTCTGAAATCAGTTAATGGCCCAACTTAACAAATGGTTTGTTCATCAGTTAATTCATATAGAAACCGACACTTAAACACAGAGAGCCTTCTTTGTGGGGGTGGGAGTATGTGTTGAGGGGACTGTAGGGCAGCGGTGGGTTGTTGTTGGGAGAAAGTTGGTTCATGAGCAGTTTCTGCCTTTCTTTGGAAGGGCAGAAATAAAGTGGAACTTGAGTTTGCTATTTTAAAATTCTGTTTTAGAACTATTACACTGTCATGAGCTTTTCAGAGGCAGCTTAGGTTTTGCATGCGTAACATATTTCTTGATGCAGAGTGCTTTAGCTATGCTTAAGTTTCAAAAGTAATGCATGTGTCTTGTAGATTCAGAATATCATGATTGGAAACTTGGGGCTTCTATTTTGTGTTAGTATATGTTATTTGTATCACACCCCAAATCACAAGCTTGATGAAGTcctttctcttcctctttcaGGGGAGAGTCAGTGTTGCTGACATTATTGGGTTCAATGGTTCAGAAATGATATCCTCCAAACCTGAAGGTAGGTACATTTAAATCTAGATTTTAAgtcttttaaatttgatttttatgttgACATGTTGTGAAATATGTGAATAGTACTGTTGAGCCTTCATCAAATAGTCAGCTTCATAATTGGAAAAATATcatgttgtttcattttctgCAGGATCACTGAAATCTTGGGACAGCTCTATTGATCTTGTTAATGTTCTTAAGCATGAGATTCGTGATGGACAATTGAGCTTTAGAGGCAAAAGGGTACTTGAGGTAATTCATTTTagaggaaaaatattttcccttttcatGCTTTATTCAATCAGATTATCTTCAATatattcatttgattttaaGGTTTCTTACCTTGAACAATATGGGTTCATGCATTATGATTCTGCTGGGTTTTCCATTGTCTGGTTACCTGAATTTTTATGTTGTCTATTTACATCTttacattttccttaaaattgaTACAATTGTCCTATAAATGAACTTGCTCTGCTCATCCAAGCTCAAATCCCAATGTTCCATCCTTCATTTATAATGGAAAATGTCCAACCTGTAAATAAAGCAAAAGGACTTCCCAGAACAAGTGCTTCTTAGTATTTCCTCCTACAGAAGGTATAAAAATAACACATCTAGGTCTGTCCAAAccttcaaaatgaaaaattccttttttgttttggatagtCATGTTTTTGTTTGTAGAGTCTAGAACTCATGATTTTGTGGATATTTCAAAAAACTGCTCCTTCCTAAGGAACGTTTGTCTGCTGTTGATTAAAtaggataatattttattttattttaatgtaaatgTATATCTTTTCAAACTACTggggaagagaaaaaaatcaaagattgaCCAGCATCATTCAATCAAAGAGCAACTTGAAAATGCTTCTTCTGTTTACAAGTAGTGccatatttacattttttttttcttcttttttaatcttttttctttttttccaaattgCTTCTTTTCTAATAAAGCGAGCACCAATTTATGGGTTACAGAATGTTTGGTATTTGCTGAATGGGTGGGCTCCATTCAATTTCGAAATGGATCTTTCTTAAAGGACTTCTTGTCCATTTTTCAAGTTTCTAACTGAGCCACTGTTTTGAATGTAATCATGTTGTGAACCCTTGTACCTCAAGTCATTGGATAATGGGAGCCTCCTTGCTTTTATAGCCTCCTCTGTTTTCCTTACTGCATTAATAGTTGATAGTAATCTctttatttatgattatttgcAATGGGAAATGAGAGCtaatatttctttctatttgttGATTCTTACAGCTTGGTTGCACCTATGGACTTCCTGGAATTTTTGCTTGCCTAAAGGTATATTCTGCTAATTGATCTGGTCTTTCCATCTTAGTTTTCATTATTGTGTTATTTACTTGAATTTCAAACTAAGAATAACAGACCTAATTTAGGTGGGTTCTTTTTTTGCCCCTCCATGGGGTTGGATGTTTCATTATCACGATTTGTATACTACTGCAAAGGGAAATTTCTGTAtacctatttatatttttccaaattttggaATAAACCCCACATTCTGATGCATTCATGCTGGAACTTTGAGTTATatacatttcttaaaatctttGGAAGATGAATTACATATTTTGTCTCATTAAGAGTTTTAAGTATAATATGTTATTGGTATATAatactatttataaaatattt
It encodes:
- the LOC117914184 gene encoding uncharacterized protein LOC117914184 gives rise to the protein MGLSGREGFFDSVKEGSSSSAKKKKKNTCCQTRVRADRMGPEAAAVFPESEVIEDDCDLGKRLDEESCNGENESLWLSSDCYSPSSFFSEYRLYDWPPLSFDEWMISWLQVSRQVWFSSGKGIGFFDGSRINPIEEACLVLEKNLPDAEKILQEDLEEEEVVTWLLSTTENDVADSSSVIFSESSVSSFEESAGSESPSTPLITHLKPSFRGLDLDRTGFWVSLVDLDGEDFKWISDSGSVLDSLQSSDFPSPSYKTISSSGGSVAEDSEDFNTDELLFWPFEQKPDWSSGNWDCFSMSPRKNSYLTNAASGPHNRKTDPNEVSRRLVFTSGSTASKILEWKQRSNKKGVWRTSAAPSSLSKPAKTSKETVPSDSDNNIIEPEEKVLNQIFLEEFASNEELPIETLLGLDEFDGHEGVDLEFNKDDFFLDQAP